CATCGCCGGATGAGCGAAGTCGATCTGATCGACGCCGACGGACAGCCGCTCCTGGAGCGAGAAGTGCTCATTGGAGGCGAAGACGGGCAGCAGCCTCGCCACGGGCCGGTCCCACTTCTGCGCCAGGACGCCGCCGGGCAGGTAGAAGATGATGTCGCACAGCAGGACGTCGGGGACGTCATCGGACAAGCGGGCAGCGACCACGTCACACGCCGCCGATGTCTCGACCACGAGCCGCAGGCTCGCCTCGGCGATCTCGTCGACGGTCGGGTCGACCAACGGCGGCTCCACGCTCAACGGGACGTCGTAGCGCACGATCTCGGCCCCGGTCGCCGCGATGTCGTCGGCGCCGAGGTCTCCGACGAAACAGGTGACCCGATTCCCCCTGCGCACCAGTTCGGCCACGACCTCCACCGCAGGCATGGTGTGCCCGTGCGCCGGATAGAGCATGCAGGCGATGTGCCTGCGGTCATGCCCTGGAGCCGTCGTCGAATCCGGTTCGGATCGTCGTTCCGTCATGGTGCTCCTCCGCTCGCAACCGGGCAGGTGTGCGCGAGGCCTCGTCCGCGATCGGCGCAACGTACCGATGAATCAGCCGTTCGAGGTATCCAGGGCCGAAGCCGTAGGTGGCGACCTCGGGAACCAGCTCGCGCAGCCGGGCGATCGACACGGCTGCTCCGCCTGCGGACCCGGTCACGAAGTCCCAGCGCGCGGATCTGTTCAGCCGCGCCTCGATGCCGGCGACGATGCGGTCGACCGGCTGCGGAGTCCCGGAGGCGACGTTGACCACGGTGCGGCACACCTTCGCGGCCAGCAGGCGGTCCAGGATCTCCATCAGGTGGCTCACGTCGAGCAGATCACGATGACTGCCCTGGTACACGGTCACCACGCCCGAGGTGATCTGCGCCGTCAGGGAGGGCACCAGCTGATGCGGGGGCTGCCCGTCACCGACCAGGGAGCTGAGCCGCAGGGTCAGCCAGTTCGCTCCGGAGACCGCGATCATCGACTCGAGGTCGAACTTGTGTCGTCCGTAGGGCGAGATCGGCGAGATCGGGTCGTCCTCGGCGTGCGGTCCGCCCTCGCTGCCGTACAGACCGGAGGCTGCTGTGGACAGGAAGACCACCGTCCGGTTCTCGGCCCGACAGCGTCGAGTGACCTCCTCGACGAGAGTCAGTTCCCGAGCGAACTCCGCAACGCTGTTCGCCGTGGTGCGGGACACGCCTGCCGCAATAATGGTCGTGTCCGGATGGTGATCAAAAAAGTAGGTGCGTAGATGTCGCGCAATGAACCCGTTCCCGATGACCTCCATCAATTCCCCTTCGCGACCACAGCGCCCTTGATTCGATCATTTGAGAACGCCGACCCCGGTCGGACGCTACCGGAGCCAATAATCCGCGAGCAACCCCTACCGATCGACCCCTAGTTTCTTGCCTGCCATGGCGATGCCGGGATAACCTATCGCTGTCGCGAGCTATCAGCTCGCCCCACTTCGCAGCGGGTGGCGCGTCGACCAGGAGGAATCGAGCATGACCGAACTTCATTTCGTGCAGTTCACCGAGGATCTCGGCAGTTATACGCCGTCCCAGCACCCGGAGTACGGGCCTCATGAGGCGATGTACATCTACTCAGAGATCTTCGAGAACCGCTCGTATCTGAAGAATCAGGTCACCCTGCCTGCCGACGCCCTCATCATCGACGCAGGCGCGAACATCGGAATCTTCGCGCTCTTCATGAAACAGGAGTTCCCGCGCGCCGAGATCCTGGCCTTCGAGCCGATTCCGGAGATCTTCGAGGCCTTGACCCGGAACATCGAACTACAGGCCCTCGAATCGGTGTCCTCCTTTCCGATCGGACTGGGCGACACGGACGGAGAGGTAAGTTTCACCTATTATCCGTCGCTCCCCAGCAATTCGACCAGATACCCAGCGGACAAGGAGCTCAGTCGGCATTTGATGACCGGCCTCATGGGTGCCGAGGCCGCTAGTCGAATCTACACGGGCAGCGAGATCACGGTCCCGATCGCGCGGCTGTCGACGGTGCTCCGCAGGCACGGGAGCACTCGTCAGGTCGACCTGCTCAAGATCGACGTCGAGGGCGCGGAGCTGGACGTGCTGCGCGGCATCGACGACGCAGACTGGCCGAGGATCCGCCAGGTGGTCGCCGAGGTCGAGGACTTCCACGGGCGCCTCTCGGCGTTCTGCACGCTGTTGCAGGAGAAGGGCTTCTCAGTCGTCGACGAGGCCGCGGACGGCCTGTCGGGATCGAAGAATCACATGGTGTACGCCGTTCGGGCCTGAGGTCCCGCGCGCCGGAACCGCGCACGCCCTGCGGAGATCTCCGCAGTTCCGTCCGACCTGGTCTCGACAATGCCTCGCGGCAGCGTCTCACAGCAATGCCCGCCGCAATCTCCACCCGGCGACGTCCGTTCGGCGGGAGTCCGGATATCGACGACTCCGGACGCAGTGGCGACCACCCCAGCACTCCAAGGAGTCCTCTCGTGTACGAAGCCGATCTCGCCGCCGTCTACGACGCCTTCTACGAGGCTCGGGGCAAGGACTATGCGGCCGAGGCCGCCGATATCGCGCGGGAGATTCGAAAGCGCGCGCCGGATGCGACCTCACTGCTCGACGTCGCCTGCGGAACCGCGTCTCATCTCCAACGCTTCGCCGCACTGTTCGACGACGTCGAGGGCATGGATCTCTCGGCGGACATGCTCGCTTACGCCCGTACCAAGCTGCCGGGCGTACGACTTCACCAAGGCGACATGCGCAAGGTCGATCTCGGCCGTGGCTTCGACGCGATCACCAGCATGTTCAGCTCGGTCGGATACCTTCGATCCACGACCGAACTCGACGAGACGATGCGCAGTCTGGCCGGTCACCTGACTCCCGGCGGTGTCCTGGTCATCGAACCCTGGTGGTTTCCCGAGACGTTCCTCTCCGGTTACGTCGCAGGAGACGTGGTGACGAGCGGCGGCAGAACCATCGCGCGGGTCTCGCATTCGGTGCGCGAGGGCGGTGCGACACACATGCAGGTGCATTTCATCGTCGCGGACGCCGAATCCGGCGCCGAGCACTTCGCCGCCTCCCATGTCATCACGCTGTTCACCAGGCAGGAGTACGAGCAGGCCTTCGAGCGGGCGGGACTGGCCGTGGAGTACCTGCCGGGCGGGCCGTCCGGACGAGGGCTCTTCGTCGGCGTCGGCTGAGGACGTCGCTCGGCCCGCCGGTGGCAGTGGCGGTTCCCGGGCGACTCACCGCCGTACGGCGAGCACCCGATACGAGTTGGTGAGGCGCAGCCGGTCCGCCACGGGCTGGGCGACACGATCGAGGAGCATCCCTGCGAGCATCAGCGGGGCCCCCGCGATCAGCGCCGCGAGCCTGCCCGCCCGGCGACCGAGGCCGGGCCGATCGAACAGCCACGGCCGATCCTGTCTCGGCGCCAGATGGTTGACGAACAGCCAGGTCGCCGCCGCGAGGTCGTACGGCAGGTGGGCCTCGGCGCGTTGCACCGCGACGACGTCGAAGCCGGACCGACCCAGCTCCGCACGCAGGTTCGCCAGCGGGATGAAGTGCAGGTGTTGCGGCTGGGTCCACCCGATCCACCAGCGCCCGAGCAGTCGGGCGAACCGACACTCCGGATCGGGCACGTCGATCAGCAGGTGGCCGCCGGATCGCAGGACACGCTGCGCCGCACGCAGTTCCGGCTTGGGCTCCGCGCTGTGCTCCAGGTAGTGGAACATGCTGACCACGTCGTAGCGGTCCGTCAACTCGTCGGCGAGGTCGACGAACTGTCCCTGGTAAGCGCGCTTGATCCGTCCCTGCTGCCTGCCGAGCTCCACGCCTGCACCCAGGTCGAGTCCGTCGAACTCGGTGTCGGGGAACAGCTGGGCCGCCGCAGAGCAGAAGTGCCCGTGCGAGGTTCCGACGTCCAGCCAGGACTTCGGATCGGCATGGGGCAGGACCACCTCGGCGCGAGCACGGTGTGAGCCTGCCTCCTTCTCCAGCTGGCGGTCCATCTGTTCGGCGGCGAGCCCGTCGTAGAAGTCCCGGTAGTAGAACTCCAGGCCCTCCGCGGTGAGACGGGGATTCTGGAAGACGTGCCCGCAGCCGCCGCACTCGTCGAGCGTGAACCGCCCCGGCTTGTGCTGGAGGAGGTCGGTGGTTCGCAGGCGCAGCCGCAGGTCGGCGGAGCCGCACCACGGGCACGCCGTGCTACGCGGGTGGAAGAACCTCCTGGTGCCGAGGTGAAGATCCGCTCGATACGCGACCCTGCTTCGATCCACCTCGTCGGTGGTGGGCATCCTGACGCTCCTCTGCCGTTCGCGGTTGGCGTTGATGATCACCCGTCTGTCGCACCCCTTTCGCGGTCAGGCCGGTGCAGACGGACGCTCGCCCACACCTCCGGCGTCGGCGGGCGGACGAACGTCCCTGTCCTCGGCCAGGCCCCGGTGCAGACGGGCATCGTCGGTCTGCTCACCGGCCGCGGCACGGAGAGCGGCGATGACGGTGGTGACGTCCTCTTCGGACAGATGCGGCCCGATCGGGAGGCTCAACACCTGGTCGGAAAGCCGCTCGGCACGCGGGAACGTGCCTGCGGGCCACCGTGGTCCGGCATAGGCGGGCGACAGGTGCACGGGCGTCGGATAGTGGATGAGCGTCCCGATCCCGGCGGCGTCGAGCTGCTGCGCAAGCCGATCCCGACGCGCACTGCGCACGACGAAGAGGTGCCAGACCGGGTCGGCCCACGGCATGACGTAGGGCATGGTCACCCCGGGCAGATCACCGCACTCGGTCAGATAGCGCTGCGCGACGTCGGCACGCCGGGAGTTCCAGGCGTCGAGATGCGTCAGCTTCACCCGGAGCACGGCGGCCTGGACCTCGTCCAGCCGCGAGTTGGTGCCCTTGATCTCGTGGCGGTACTTCACGGTGGAGCCGTAGTTGCGCAGCAGCCGCAGGCGATCGGCCACCGCGTCGTCTCCGGTGATCACCGCGCCGCCGTCGCCCATCGCACCGAGGTTCTTGCCGGGATAGAAGCTGAACGCCGTCGCCGTGGAACCCGATCCGACCCGCACGCCCCGGTGCCGCGCGCCGTGGGCCTGCGCCGCGTCTTCCAGGACGTGCAGGTCGTGTCGCCGGGCAACGGCCAGAACGGCGTCCATGTCCGCAGGCTGCCCGTACAGGTGCACCGGGATGATCGCCCTCGTCCTCGGCGTGATCGCGTCTTCGAGGCGATCGGGGTCGAGGTTGTAGGTGCGCTCGTCGGGTTCGACGGCCACCGGCACGGCGCCGGTCGCGGAGACGGCGAGCCAGGTGGCGATGAAGGTGTGCGCGGGCACGAGGACCTCGTGCCCCTGCCCGACGTCCATGGCGCGCAGGGCCAGTTCCAACGCATCGCATCCGCTGCCGACGGCCACGCAGTGCCGGGCTCCACAGTAGGCGGCGTACTCGGACTCGAACGCCTCGATCTCAGGCCCGAGCAGATATCGGCCGGAGGCCAGCACTCGATGCACGGCGGCATCGATGTCGTCCTGGAGTTCGACATAGGCCGCGCCCGGATCGAGGAACGGTACCGTCATGCGTATTCCCTGGCTGCTGTCAAGAAGTCCGCATACTCCCGGAAGTAGTCGGACTCGTCATAGTGGTTGGAGGCCAGCACCAGCCCGACCGCCCCGGACGAGAAGTTGATGAGGTTTCGCCAGATCACCGGACCGATGTAGAGGCCCTGTCGGGGCGAGGTCAGGCTGAACCGACGCCTTCGGAATCCGTCGTCCACGGCGACTTCGAAATGCCCGTGAACCGCGATGATGAGCTGTTCCAGGTGGTGATGACCGTGTGCGCCGCGAATGGCGGTGGTCGGCAGGTCATAGAGGTAGTAGACGCGTCTGATCTCGAAGTCCACGTCCTTGCCCGCCTCGACGACGGAGAGGCTGCCGCGTGGATCGACGAACTCGGGGAGTTCCACGATATGGCAGGGCTTCACTCTGCCTACGGAGACGGCATGATCAGACTTCGCATCCATCTTGTGGACTCCCCCGTAGCCTTCCGATGATATTCTGATCTTATGGACGACCGGGGCTCGACGAGAACCCCTTAATTCGGCCCGGACAGCCCCTTGATCGAACCCCGATCACCGGACTGGCGGCGAAATTCCGCCGGTCCCGGCACGTACCGACGAGTTCACGGTAGATCGCCGCACGGAAGAGCACGGCGGTCGACTGGTAATTCGGTCGGTCGGACCCGGTCGACTACTCCTCGGTCGTCGCGGGACGGAATCTGTTGATCGCCGGGAGATGCCGGGCCCGCATCTCAGGATCGGACACGCCGAGGCCCTCGCGCGGTGCAAGGCAGCGGATGCCGACCTTTCCGGTGTGCTGGTTGAGATGGACACTGCGCGTGGCGTCGCCGACCTCGTCGAGCGGATAGCTGATCGACAGCGTCGGATGGATCATGCCCCGGCAGATCAGCCGGTTCGCCTCCCATGCCTCGCGATAATTCGCGAAGTGGGTGCCGATGATCCGCTTGAGCGACATCCACAGATAGCGGTTGTCGAACACGTGCTGGTATCCGGAGGTGGACGCGCACGTCACGATGGTGCCGCCCCGGGCCGCGACGAAGACGCTCGCGCCGAAGGTCTCCCGGCCCGGATGCTCGAAGACGATGTCGGGGTCCTCCCCGCCGGTCAGCTCGCGGATCTTCCGGCCGAAGCGGGCCCATTCGCGCGGATCGGGCTCGTGTTCGTCCTTCCAGAACCGGTAGTTCTCCGCAGACCGGTCGATGACCAGCTCTGCCCCCGACGACCGCACCAGTTCGGCCTTGTGCTCGTCGGAGACGACGCAGATCGGGACGGCCCCGCCGTTGCGGACGAGCTGGGTGGCGTACGAACCGAGTCCGCCTGCCGCACCCCAGATCAGGACGGTGTCGCCCTGCTTCATCCTGGCTCCGTTACGGGAGACCAGTTGCCGGTAGGCGGTCGAGTTGACCAGTCCTGAGCCTGCCGACTCCTCCCACGTCAGATGCGCGGGCTTGGGCATGAGCTGGTTGGCATTCACCAGCGCCAGCTCGGCGAGCCCGCCGAAGTTCGTCTCGAACCCCCAGATCCGTTGTTCCGGGTCGAGCATCGTGTCGTCGTGCCCTCGGGGCGACTGGAGATCGACCGACAGGCAGTGCGCGACGACCCGGTCACCCGGCTTCCAGGCGGTGACGCCGTCGCCGGTCCGCAGCACGACGCCGGAGAGGTCGGAGCCGAGGACGTGGTATGGCAGATCGTGGCGGGCTGCGGAGGCGCTCGCGCGGCCGTAACGTTTCAGGAAGGAGAACGTCGGCAGCGGCTCGAAGATCGCGCTCCACACCGTGTTGTAGTTGACGGCGCTGGCCATGACGGCGATCAGCGCCTCGCCCGGTCCCGGCTCGGGAGTCGGCACGTCCATCACGTGCAGCGACTTCCCGGGATCCTTGTCCGCGGAGGCGACACCCTCGAACATGGTCGTCTCCTCCGCCAGCAGGACGGCGCCCCGATAGCTTTCCGGCACGGGCAGCGCGGACACATCGGCGCCTGTCCCGTCTTCAGACAGGACAGCATCAAGAATGTCAATCATTTTCCGCCGCCTTCGGTCCGGACATCTCGCCGTCGCCGCACTCTATCGACGAGAATTCCGAGTAGGTACCCCTAGTCTGTCCACTTGTCTCGAACGCGACTTCAGGGGTCGGTCCACAACTGCGGGCGCGGACTGCGCCGCCGCCGCCGCGAAGAACGATCCCGCCAGGTTCCCGATCACACCGGTCGCGGTTCGTCGCAATCGCCGCCCGACCGGTTGACCCGCGACAATGGCTCGCCCCCGCGAAGGATTGATGGTGCGGTGCCACCGCCTGGACGCACGCAGCCCCCCGGACCGGCCGAGATCCGGGCGACCAGGCTGACTCGCGTTCGAATTCCAGCTCGGCACCGGGCCGACTGGCGGCACCGAATCGAATGCCGTGATCGCACGACGGATTCGAACCCTGCCGCGCCATCGTGATCACCGCATCCGTCCGAATACCGGCTGATCACGTCTGCTTTCGGGAGATTCGATTGTCGACTTCGCGACACCGAAGATCACAGCCTGCTCACGAGGGCGACATCCGCCACGATTCTTCGAGAAGAAGTCTGCGGCGGAGGCCGTAGACCACGGACCGCTTCTCCTACGACGACGCGATGAGAGAACGGCGATCCGCGCGGTCGACGCGAGCGGCAAGGCCCCACCGCCGCTGCGGCGTCTCCCCCACGGTTCCCGACGATCGCGGTGCAGACGCCCGCCGCCGATCAGCGCTCCGCGATCGGGCCCGCTGCGTGGCCCCGCCTCTCGCGTCGGGTACACCGCTCAGGCGGAATCCGGCACGTCAGCACACCAGCTCGGCGGGCAGGTGTGCCCGTCGGTGGACGTTCAACTTGCGGTAGACGCGTGTCAGGTGCTGTTCGACCGTGCTGACCGTGATGAAGAGCTGCTGACTGATCTCGCGGTTGGTGTGGCCCTGGGCGGCGAGACTGGCGACCCGGCGCTCGGCGTTGCTCAACGAGCTGAACTCCTCACCCGGCACCGGCTGCGGCAGGCTGGTCTCCCGCACCGCCCGCCGGACGCCGCACAGATCGAACAGCTCGCCTGCCCGCCTGGCGAAGGTCTCGGCCTTGTCGACGTCGCCGAGTGCCCGGTAGGTCCGGCTGAGTTCGTTGTGCGTGTGTGCCAGCTCCAGCTTGTCCCCACACCGTTGCAGCATCTCGCTGCTGCTCCGGAGCAGGCTGGGACGCCGGACGAGGTCGCTCACACTCGCGAGGGTGCGCAGCGAGATCCCCCGGATCCGGGACGGTCCCGGCCCGACGAGCCGCAACTGCTCTTCGGCGAGCTGTCTGGCGTGATCGCGCCTGCCGAGGGCGAGATTGGCCTGCGCTGCGGCACTGCGCCACGGGATGAGGGCGGGGAAGTCCAGCCGCCATCGGATGAGCTTCTCCCCGCATTCGAGGAGATCGTCGATCGCGGTGTACACGTGGCCGGTCGCCAGATGGTAGGAGCCCCGGGCATACAGGTACAACAGGCCCCACGTCGTGTCGAACATCGACTGCGGCACGG
The Actinoalloteichus fjordicus DNA segment above includes these coding regions:
- a CDS encoding class I SAM-dependent DNA methyltransferase: MYEADLAAVYDAFYEARGKDYAAEAADIAREIRKRAPDATSLLDVACGTASHLQRFAALFDDVEGMDLSADMLAYARTKLPGVRLHQGDMRKVDLGRGFDAITSMFSSVGYLRSTTELDETMRSLAGHLTPGGVLVIEPWWFPETFLSGYVAGDVVTSGGRTIARVSHSVREGGATHMQVHFIVADAESGAEHFAASHVITLFTRQEYEQAFERAGLAVEYLPGGPSGRGLFVGVG
- the ccrA gene encoding crotonyl-CoA carboxylase/reductase; amino-acid sequence: MIDILDAVLSEDGTGADVSALPVPESYRGAVLLAEETTMFEGVASADKDPGKSLHVMDVPTPEPGPGEALIAVMASAVNYNTVWSAIFEPLPTFSFLKRYGRASASAARHDLPYHVLGSDLSGVVLRTGDGVTAWKPGDRVVAHCLSVDLQSPRGHDDTMLDPEQRIWGFETNFGGLAELALVNANQLMPKPAHLTWEESAGSGLVNSTAYRQLVSRNGARMKQGDTVLIWGAAGGLGSYATQLVRNGGAVPICVVSDEHKAELVRSSGAELVIDRSAENYRFWKDEHEPDPREWARFGRKIRELTGGEDPDIVFEHPGRETFGASVFVAARGGTIVTCASTSGYQHVFDNRYLWMSLKRIIGTHFANYREAWEANRLICRGMIHPTLSISYPLDEVGDATRSVHLNQHTGKVGIRCLAPREGLGVSDPEMRARHLPAINRFRPATTEE
- a CDS encoding sugar 3,4-ketoisomerase; translated protein: MDAKSDHAVSVGRVKPCHIVELPEFVDPRGSLSVVEAGKDVDFEIRRVYYLYDLPTTAIRGAHGHHHLEQLIIAVHGHFEVAVDDGFRRRRFSLTSPRQGLYIGPVIWRNLINFSSGAVGLVLASNHYDESDYFREYADFLTAAREYA
- a CDS encoding FkbM family methyltransferase; this translates as MTELHFVQFTEDLGSYTPSQHPEYGPHEAMYIYSEIFENRSYLKNQVTLPADALIIDAGANIGIFALFMKQEFPRAEILAFEPIPEIFEALTRNIELQALESVSSFPIGLGDTDGEVSFTYYPSLPSNSTRYPADKELSRHLMTGLMGAEAASRIYTGSEITVPIARLSTVLRRHGSTRQVDLLKIDVEGAELDVLRGIDDADWPRIRQVVAEVEDFHGRLSAFCTLLQEKGFSVVDEAADGLSGSKNHMVYAVRA
- a CDS encoding class I SAM-dependent methyltransferase produces the protein MPTTDEVDRSRVAYRADLHLGTRRFFHPRSTACPWCGSADLRLRLRTTDLLQHKPGRFTLDECGGCGHVFQNPRLTAEGLEFYYRDFYDGLAAEQMDRQLEKEAGSHRARAEVVLPHADPKSWLDVGTSHGHFCSAAAQLFPDTEFDGLDLGAGVELGRQQGRIKRAYQGQFVDLADELTDRYDVVSMFHYLEHSAEPKPELRAAQRVLRSGGHLLIDVPDPECRFARLLGRWWIGWTQPQHLHFIPLANLRAELGRSGFDVVAVQRAEAHLPYDLAAATWLFVNHLAPRQDRPWLFDRPGLGRRAGRLAALIAGAPLMLAGMLLDRVAQPVADRLRLTNSYRVLAVRR
- a CDS encoding NAD-dependent epimerase/dehydratase family protein, whose translation is MEVIGNGFIARHLRTYFFDHHPDTTIIAAGVSRTTANSVAEFARELTLVEEVTRRCRAENRTVVFLSTAASGLYGSEGGPHAEDDPISPISPYGRHKFDLESMIAVSGANWLTLRLSSLVGDGQPPHQLVPSLTAQITSGVVTVYQGSHRDLLDVSHLMEILDRLLAAKVCRTVVNVASGTPQPVDRIVAGIEARLNRSARWDFVTGSAGGAAVSIARLRELVPEVATYGFGPGYLERLIHRYVAPIADEASRTPARLRAEEHHDGTTIRTGFDDGSRA